A genomic window from Carassius auratus strain Wakin chromosome 45, ASM336829v1, whole genome shotgun sequence includes:
- the LOC113062715 gene encoding vesicular inhibitory amino acid transporter yields MSHFQLSWMKTCAEGLWMKRFHAGAEENRGLVVRDELAHTYGDVCRCESQASSPESQAALHTDGSHSTRPKITTWEAGWNVTSAIQGIFVLGLPYALLQSGYVGLLLLVLAAFICSYTGKILVSCLYEEDENGHSVRVRRTYEDIATACCRNICPYIGGKVVNAAQVVELVMTCILYLVVSSNLMCHSLFFLSLTPATCSAITFLILVPCMLIRDLRVLSRLSLFCSLAQFLITFIVIGYCLRQSSQWASRRLSAVVVDFDGFQVAVGVIIFSYTSQIYLPTLEESMTNRLDFNSMIDWTHILACVLKTAFSVVAFLTWGEETKEVITDNLPTALRMVVNLCLLAKALLSYPLPFYAAAEILQTGVLKLSSSAEGSERGTLLLRGSLLLLTLIMALCVPHFSLLMGLTGSVTGAAMTLLLPALFHLQLKWTQLDVSRRVLDLLILLLGCFCSISGVICSIKGMITAFEDK; encoded by the exons ATGTCACATTTTCAGCTTTCTTGGATGAAGACCTGTGCGGAGGGTCTCTGGATGAAACGCTTCCATGCGGGTGCTGAGGAGAACCGGGGTCTGGTGGTGAGGGATGAGCTGGCTCACACGTACGGAGACGTTTGCAGGTGTGAGTCTCAGGCTTCCAGTCCTGAAAGTCAGGCTGCATTACACACAGACGGCTCTCACAGCACACGGCCGAAAATCACAACTTGGGAGGCGGGTTGGAACGTCACCAGTGCCATAcag GGTATCTTTGTGCTGGGTCTGCCCTACGCCCTGCTGCAGAGCGGGTATGTGGGTCTGCTGTTGCTGGTGTTAGCTGCATTCATCTGTAGCTACACCGGAAAGATCCTGGTGTCCTGCCTGTATGAAGAGGACGAGAACGGACACTCGGTCCGCGTCAGACGCACCTATGAGGACATCGCTACCGCCTGCTGCAGAAACATCTGCCCTTACATCGGGGGCAAGGTGGTAAATGCAGCGCAGGTGGTGGAATTGGTGATGACGTGCATCCTATACTTGGTTGTGAGTAGTAACCTGATGTGCCACAgcctgttttttctctctctgacccCGGCGACCTGCTCTGCCATCACCTTTCTCATCCTGGTGCCCTGCATGCTGATCCGTGACCTGCGGGTGCTGTCGCGTCTGAGCCTCTTCTGCTCGCTGGCTCAGTTCCTCATCACCTTCATTGTGATTGGCTACTGCCTCCGTCAGTCATCACAGTGGGCCAGTAGGAGGCTGAGTGCGGTAGTGGTGGACTTCGATGGCTTCCAGGTTGCAGTGGGGGTGATCATCTTTAGCTACACATCACAGATTTATCTGCCTACTTTGGAGGAGAGCATGACCAACAGGCTAGACTTCAACAGCATGATAGACTGGACTCACATTCTGGCCTGTGTACTGAAGACAGCGTTCTCTGTTGTGGCCTTTCTCACATGGGGAGAGGAAACCAAAGAG gtgATAACCGATAATTTGCCTACTGCTTTGCGGATGGTGGTGAACTTGTGTCTGCTGGCAAAGGCTCTCCTCTCGTACCCTCTCCCGTTCTACGCCGCGGCAGAGATCCTGCAGACGGGCGTCCTGAAACTCAGCTCATCTGCAGAAGGATCAGAGCGGGGGACGCTGCTCCTGCGTGGatctctcctcctcctcacccTCATCATGGCGCTGTGCGTGCCTCATTTCTCCCTCCTCATGGGCCTCACGGGCAGCGTGACCGGGGCGGCCATGACTCTTCTGCTCCCGGCTCTCTTCCACCTGCAGCTGAAATGGACTCAGCTGGACGTGAGCCGCAGGGTTCTGGACCTGCTGATATTACTGCTGGGCTGTTTCTGCAGCATCTCAGGGGTTATATGTTCCATCAAAGGAATGATAACAGCCTTCGAGGACAAATAG